In one window of Paucibacter aquatile DNA:
- the kynA gene encoding tryptophan 2,3-dioxygenase produces the protein MSCPHHHEGQAGRTEQIVKAADAGPPQGSGRPLGGQERSDVGASFHGAQLDFSKDMSYGDYLHLDQILSAQHPLSPEHNEMLFIVQHQTSELWMKLMLHEMQAAVACVAADRLPEAFKMLARVSKIMEQLVHAWDVLATMTPPEYTAIRPYLSNSSGFQSAQYRRIEFMLGNKNAAMLKPHAHRPDLLAEVEAAWRAPSLYDEAIRLMQRRGIAVPAEALARDWTQPYAASEGVKAAWLEVYRSPEQHWDLYQMGEELVDLEDAFRLWRFRHVTTVERVIGFKRGTGGTSGVSYLRKMLDTVLFPELWALRTEL, from the coding sequence ATGAGCTGCCCGCACCATCACGAAGGCCAGGCGGGTCGGACCGAGCAGATTGTGAAAGCCGCTGACGCCGGGCCGCCCCAAGGCAGCGGGCGCCCCCTCGGGGGGCAGGAGCGCAGCGACGTGGGGGCTTCATTCCACGGGGCGCAGCTCGACTTCTCGAAAGACATGAGCTACGGCGACTACCTGCATCTCGACCAGATCCTCAGCGCCCAGCATCCGCTCTCGCCCGAGCACAACGAGATGCTCTTCATCGTCCAGCACCAGACCTCGGAGCTGTGGATGAAGCTGATGCTGCATGAGATGCAGGCCGCCGTGGCCTGTGTGGCGGCCGACCGCTTGCCCGAGGCCTTCAAGATGCTGGCCCGGGTGTCCAAGATCATGGAGCAGCTGGTCCATGCCTGGGATGTGCTGGCCACCATGACGCCGCCCGAGTACACGGCCATCCGGCCTTACCTCTCGAACAGCAGCGGTTTCCAGAGCGCGCAGTACCGCCGCATCGAGTTCATGTTGGGCAACAAGAACGCGGCCATGCTCAAGCCGCACGCCCACCGGCCCGATCTGCTGGCCGAGGTGGAAGCCGCCTGGCGTGCGCCCTCGCTCTACGACGAGGCGATCCGCCTGATGCAGCGCCGCGGCATTGCCGTGCCGGCCGAGGCGCTGGCACGCGACTGGACCCAGCCCTATGCGGCCAGCGAAGGCGTCAAGGCCGCCTGGCTGGAGGTCTACCGCAGCCCCGAGCAGCACTGGGACCTCTACCAGATGGGCGAGGAACTGGTCGACCTGGAGGATGCCTTCCGGCTCTGGCGCTTCCGCCATGTCACCACGGTCGAGCGGGTGATCGGCTTCAAGCGCGGCACGGGCGGCACCTCGGGCGTGTCCTACCTGCGCAAGATGCTGGACACGGTGCTCTTCCCCGAGCTGTGGGCGCTGCGCACCGAGCTCTGA
- the kynU gene encoding kynureninase, protein MTTLQDCDVLDQEDPLRELRQQFDLPPGVIYLDGNSLGVLPRATLGRVQEVIQREWGQDLIKSWNTAGWMELPGKIGDKIARLVGAGPGELVVADSTSLNLYKVLSAALRIAQADAPARKVIVSERSNFPTDLYIAESLARQHGARLHLVDSVDEIAGTLNADLAVLMITEVNYRTGYKHDMKALTAAAHAAGALVIWDLAHSAGAVPVDLKGADADFAVGCGYKYLNGGPGAPAFVWAHPRHADRFWQPLSGWLGHAAPFQFTPDYQPAPGIKRYICGTPAMLSTAALECGVDTVLAAEGLGGMAALRKKSIALTELFIELAEERCGALGVRLASPRNPERRGSQVCLSLAAPLQHAGYAVIQALIARGVIGDFRAGDPARLDEVPHILRFGFTPLYIGFADVYAAVEHLYQVLKTEEWQRPEFARQGAVT, encoded by the coding sequence ATGACCACCTTGCAAGACTGCGACGTCCTCGATCAAGAGGACCCCTTGCGCGAGCTGCGCCAGCAGTTCGACCTGCCGCCCGGCGTCATCTACCTGGACGGCAATTCCCTGGGCGTGCTGCCGCGCGCCACCCTGGGCCGCGTGCAGGAGGTGATCCAGCGCGAATGGGGCCAGGACCTGATCAAGAGCTGGAACACGGCCGGCTGGATGGAGCTGCCCGGCAAGATCGGCGACAAGATCGCGCGCCTGGTGGGCGCCGGCCCGGGCGAGCTGGTGGTGGCCGACTCGACCTCGCTGAACCTCTACAAGGTGCTGTCCGCTGCCTTGCGCATTGCTCAGGCGGACGCCCCGGCGCGCAAGGTGATCGTGTCCGAACGCAGCAACTTCCCGACCGATCTCTACATCGCCGAAAGCCTGGCCCGCCAGCATGGCGCGCGCCTGCACCTGGTGGACAGCGTGGACGAGATCGCGGGCACGCTGAACGCCGATCTGGCCGTGCTGATGATCACCGAGGTCAACTACCGCACCGGCTACAAGCACGATATGAAGGCCTTGACCGCCGCCGCCCACGCGGCCGGCGCCCTGGTGATCTGGGACCTGGCCCACTCGGCCGGCGCCGTGCCGGTGGACTTGAAAGGCGCGGATGCCGACTTCGCCGTCGGCTGCGGCTACAAATACCTGAACGGCGGCCCCGGCGCACCGGCTTTTGTCTGGGCCCACCCGCGCCATGCCGACCGCTTCTGGCAGCCGCTCTCGGGCTGGCTGGGCCATGCCGCACCCTTCCAGTTCACGCCGGACTACCAGCCCGCCCCCGGCATCAAGCGCTATATCTGCGGCACGCCGGCCATGCTGTCCACCGCAGCGCTGGAATGCGGGGTCGACACGGTGCTGGCGGCCGAGGGCCTGGGCGGCATGGCCGCGCTGCGCAAGAAGAGCATCGCGCTGACGGAGCTCTTCATCGAGCTGGCCGAGGAACGCTGCGGCGCCCTGGGCGTGCGCCTGGCCTCGCCCCGCAATCCTGAGCGGCGCGGCAGCCAGGTCTGCCTGAGCCTGGCCGCGCCGCTGCAGCATGCCGGCTATGCGGTGATCCAGGCCCTGATCGCCCGCGGCGTGATCGGCGACTTCCGCGCCGGTGACCCGGCCCGACTCGACGAAGTGCCCCACATCCTGCGCTTCGGCTTCACGCCGCTCTACATCGGCTTTGCCGACGTCTATGCCGCCGTGGAACACCTCTACCAGGTGCTCAAGACCGAAGAGTGGCAGCGCCCCGAGTTCGCACGCCAGGGAGCGGTGACATGA
- a CDS encoding bifunctional salicylyl-CoA 5-hydroxylase/oxidoreductase, with product MRITCIGGGPAGLYFALLMKQQDPSHEITVLERNRPGDTFGWGVVFSDQTLGAMREADAPTAEAILTAFNHWDDIDVHIAGRSMRSGGHGFCGIGRMKLLNILQSRCAELGVKLVYEHEVQDDEGVDADLIIACDGLNSRIRQKYSATYQPDIDLRQCRFVWLGTTKLFDAFTFDFQKTEHGWFQAHAYKFDETHSTFIVETPESVWQAAGLEAMSKEEGIAFCERLFAKVLDGHSLISNASHLRGSAQWIRFPRVVCKNWVHHNGRAPVVLMGDAAHTAHFSIGSGTKLALEDAIALARDIGDAGGDLTRALEVYQASRSIEVLRIQNAARNSTEWFENVERHAHLAPEQFAYSLLTRSQRISHENLRQRDAGYVGRFEAWLAAQSGLPEQAVPPMFTPFRLRGLTLKNRVVVSPMAQYSCVDGVVGDYHLMHLGARATGGAGLVFAEMTCPSADGRITPGCPGLYTDLQGLAWQRIVDFVHTHSSAKIAMQLGHAGAKGSTRRGWEGIDQPLETGNWPLISASPQQYLAGVSQTSRAMDRADMDRVRGDFVAAARRAAAAGFDWLELHCAHGYLLSSFLSPLTNHREDEYGGSLENRLRYPLEVFRALRAVWPEDRPMSVRISAHDWVPGGNTPEDAVLIAAAFKAAGADLIDVSSGQVSKQEKPTYGRMWQTPFSESIRNRVGIATMAVGAISEADHVNSIIAAGRADLCAIARPHLANPAWTLSEAARIGYQAGPGLDWPRAYLSAKPQLEKEFERQRAQASASAGLSAQEQANKALGV from the coding sequence ATGCGCATCACCTGTATCGGCGGCGGCCCAGCCGGCCTGTATTTCGCTCTGCTGATGAAGCAGCAAGACCCCAGCCATGAGATCACCGTGCTGGAGCGCAACCGCCCCGGTGACACCTTCGGCTGGGGCGTGGTCTTCTCCGACCAGACCCTGGGCGCCATGCGCGAAGCCGATGCGCCCACGGCCGAGGCCATCCTGACCGCCTTCAACCACTGGGACGATATCGATGTGCACATCGCCGGCCGCAGCATGCGCTCGGGCGGCCATGGTTTTTGCGGCATCGGCCGCATGAAGCTGCTGAACATCCTGCAGTCGCGCTGTGCCGAGCTGGGTGTGAAGCTGGTCTACGAACACGAGGTGCAAGACGATGAAGGCGTGGATGCCGACCTCATCATCGCCTGTGACGGCCTGAACAGCCGCATCCGCCAGAAGTACAGCGCCACCTACCAGCCCGATATCGATCTGCGCCAATGCCGCTTTGTCTGGCTGGGCACGACCAAGCTCTTTGACGCCTTCACCTTCGATTTTCAGAAGACCGAACATGGCTGGTTCCAGGCCCATGCCTACAAGTTTGACGAGACGCACTCGACCTTCATTGTCGAGACGCCCGAGTCGGTCTGGCAGGCCGCCGGCCTGGAGGCCATGAGCAAGGAAGAGGGCATTGCCTTCTGCGAGCGCCTGTTCGCCAAGGTGCTGGACGGCCACTCGCTCATCAGCAATGCCTCGCATCTGCGCGGCTCGGCGCAGTGGATCCGGTTCCCACGCGTCGTCTGCAAGAACTGGGTGCACCACAACGGCCGTGCGCCGGTGGTGCTGATGGGCGATGCCGCCCACACCGCGCACTTCTCCATCGGCTCCGGCACCAAACTCGCGCTGGAAGATGCGATCGCCCTGGCTCGCGATATCGGCGACGCCGGCGGTGATCTGACCCGCGCCCTGGAGGTCTACCAGGCCAGCCGCAGCATCGAGGTGCTGCGCATCCAGAACGCCGCGCGCAACTCCACCGAATGGTTTGAGAACGTGGAGCGCCACGCCCATCTGGCGCCCGAGCAGTTTGCCTATTCCCTGTTGACCCGCTCGCAGCGCATCTCGCATGAGAACCTGCGCCAGCGCGATGCCGGCTATGTGGGTCGCTTCGAGGCCTGGCTGGCGGCGCAGAGTGGCCTGCCCGAGCAGGCCGTGCCGCCCATGTTCACGCCCTTCCGCCTGCGCGGGCTGACGCTGAAGAACCGCGTCGTGGTCTCGCCCATGGCGCAGTACTCCTGTGTCGACGGCGTCGTCGGCGACTACCACCTGATGCACCTGGGCGCCCGTGCCACCGGCGGCGCCGGCCTGGTCTTTGCCGAGATGACTTGCCCCTCGGCCGATGGCCGCATCACGCCGGGCTGCCCCGGCCTCTACACCGATCTGCAGGGCCTGGCCTGGCAGCGCATCGTTGACTTCGTGCATACGCACAGCAGCGCCAAGATCGCCATGCAGCTGGGCCACGCCGGCGCCAAGGGCTCGACCCGGCGCGGCTGGGAGGGCATCGACCAGCCGCTGGAAACCGGCAACTGGCCCCTGATCTCGGCCTCGCCCCAGCAGTACCTGGCCGGCGTGAGCCAGACCTCGCGCGCCATGGACCGCGCCGATATGGACCGGGTGCGTGGTGACTTTGTCGCCGCCGCCCGCCGCGCGGCCGCGGCCGGATTCGACTGGCTGGAGCTGCACTGCGCCCACGGCTATCTGCTCTCCAGCTTCCTCTCGCCGCTGACCAACCACCGCGAGGACGAGTACGGCGGTTCGCTGGAGAACCGCCTGCGCTACCCGCTCGAGGTCTTCCGCGCCCTGCGTGCGGTCTGGCCGGAGGATCGGCCCATGTCGGTGCGCATCTCGGCTCATGACTGGGTGCCCGGCGGCAACACGCCGGAAGACGCGGTGCTGATCGCGGCAGCCTTCAAGGCGGCCGGCGCCGACCTGATTGATGTGTCCTCGGGCCAGGTCAGCAAGCAGGAAAAGCCCACCTACGGCCGCATGTGGCAAACCCCGTTCTCGGAAAGCATCCGCAACCGCGTCGGCATCGCCACCATGGCCGTGGGTGCCATCTCCGAGGCCGACCATGTCAACAGCATCATCGCGGCCGGCCGGGCTGACCTCTGCGCCATCGCCCGCCCGCATCTGGCCAACCCGGCCTGGACGCTCAGCGAAGCGGCGCGCATCGGCTACCAAGCCGGGCCGGGCCTCGACTGGCCGCGCGCCTATCTCTCGGCCAAGCCGCAGCTGGAAAAAGAGTTCGAGCGCCAGCGCGCGCAGGCCTCGGCCAGCGCGGGCTTGAGCGCGCAAGAGCAGGCCAACAAGGCCTTGGGGGTCTGA
- a CDS encoding enoyl-CoA hydratase family protein translates to MTERAMSEHLREGNRQSLQGYTPQHFGWAQHGDVGLITLNRPERKNPLTFESYAELRDLFRRLSYVDEVRAIVVQGAGDNFCSGGDVHEIIGPLTTMSMPDLLAFTRMTGDLVKAMRACPQPVIAAIDGVCAGAGAIMAMASDLRVGTARSKTAFLFTRVGLAGCDMGACSILPRIVGQGRASDLLYSGRSLGGEEGLSWGFMNRLVAPERLLPEALEWAQQIAGGPAFAHAMTKKMLHQEWAMGVDEAIESEAQAQAICMMTQDFHRAYHAFVAKQRPEFQGD, encoded by the coding sequence ATGACGGAACGCGCCATGAGCGAACACCTGCGCGAGGGCAACCGCCAAAGCCTGCAGGGCTACACGCCCCAGCACTTTGGCTGGGCCCAGCACGGCGATGTGGGCCTGATCACCCTGAACCGGCCCGAACGCAAGAACCCGCTGACCTTCGAGAGCTATGCCGAGCTGCGCGATCTGTTCCGCCGCCTGAGCTATGTCGATGAGGTGCGCGCCATCGTCGTGCAGGGCGCCGGCGACAACTTCTGCAGCGGCGGCGATGTGCACGAGATCATCGGCCCGCTGACCACCATGAGCATGCCCGACCTGCTGGCCTTCACACGCATGACGGGCGATCTGGTCAAGGCCATGCGCGCCTGCCCGCAGCCGGTGATCGCCGCCATCGACGGCGTCTGTGCCGGTGCCGGTGCCATCATGGCCATGGCCTCGGACCTGCGCGTCGGCACGGCGCGCAGCAAGACGGCCTTCCTGTTCACCCGCGTCGGCCTGGCCGGCTGCGATATGGGCGCCTGCTCCATCCTGCCGCGCATCGTCGGCCAGGGCCGCGCCTCGGACCTGCTCTACAGCGGCCGCAGCTTGGGCGGCGAGGAGGGCTTGAGCTGGGGCTTCATGAACCGCCTGGTCGCGCCCGAGCGCCTGCTGCCCGAGGCCCTGGAATGGGCGCAGCAGATTGCCGGCGGCCCGGCCTTTGCCCACGCCATGACCAAGAAGATGCTGCATCAGGAATGGGCCATGGGCGTGGACGAGGCCATCGAGTCCGAAGCCCAGGCCCAGGCCATCTGCATGATGACGCAGGATTTTCATCGCGCGTATCACGCCTTCGTGGCCAAGCAACGGCCTGAGTTTCAGGGGGATTGA
- the kynB gene encoding arylformamidase, with protein MPPKTLWDISPTVSPEAPIFPGDEPYRLNWTARLSPECPVNLSALTMSPHVGAHADAPLHYANNAADAASVALDAYLGPCRVIHAIGCGPLIRIEHLQHAADGLPPRVLVRCCERADTVWNPEFSAFAPETVAWLAARGVRLIGLDTPSVDPASSKSLDSHQQLLRLDLRVLENLVLDEVPEGDYELIALPLKLAGACASPVRAVLRAL; from the coding sequence ATGCCGCCCAAGACACTCTGGGACATCTCGCCCACGGTCTCACCCGAGGCCCCGATCTTTCCCGGCGACGAGCCCTACCGCCTGAACTGGACGGCACGGCTCTCGCCCGAATGCCCGGTCAATCTGAGCGCGCTGACCATGTCGCCCCATGTCGGCGCCCATGCCGATGCCCCCCTGCACTACGCCAACAATGCCGCCGACGCGGCCAGCGTGGCGCTCGACGCCTATCTAGGCCCCTGCCGCGTGATCCATGCGATCGGCTGCGGGCCGCTGATCCGCATCGAGCACTTGCAGCATGCGGCCGATGGCCTGCCGCCGCGCGTGCTGGTGCGATGCTGCGAGCGCGCCGACACGGTCTGGAACCCCGAGTTCAGCGCCTTCGCGCCCGAGACCGTGGCCTGGCTGGCCGCGCGCGGCGTGCGCCTGATCGGCCTGGACACACCCTCGGTGGACCCGGCCAGCAGCAAGAGCCTGGACAGCCACCAGCAGCTGCTGCGCCTGGACCTGCGCGTGCTGGAGAACCTGGTGCTGGACGAGGTGCCCGAAGGCGACTACGAGCTGATCGCCCTGCCCCTGAAGCTGGCCGGCGCCTGCGCCTCGCCGGTGCGCGCCGTGCTGCGCGCGCTCTGA
- a CDS encoding acyl-CoA dehydrogenase family protein, which yields MANPVLKHLEWPFFEPRHRELAAQLDAWCAEFLHSGHGADVDAECISLVRALGQGGWLRHAVAGTALGGAAEVIDTRAICLLRETLARYNGLADFAFAMQGLGSGAISLAGTPEQRERYLPAVARGEKLAAFALSEPQAGSDVAALQCSARLEGDSYVLNGEKTWISNGGIADFYVVFARTGEAAGSRGISAFIVDAGTPGFEIAERIEVIAPHPLARLKFTDCRIPAIQRIGAPAEGFKIAMRTLDVFRTSVAAAALGFARRGLQEGLAQARSRAMFGAHLADLPLAQAKLAEMACTVDSSALLVYRAAWQRDQGQTVTREAAMAKLMATEGAQQVIDAALQLHGGRGVRSGEIVESLYREIRALRIYEGASEVQQLIIGRDLLK from the coding sequence ATGGCGAACCCCGTGCTCAAGCACCTGGAGTGGCCGTTCTTCGAGCCGCGCCACCGCGAGCTGGCGGCACAGCTGGACGCCTGGTGCGCCGAGTTTCTGCACAGCGGCCACGGTGCCGATGTGGATGCCGAGTGCATCAGCCTGGTGCGCGCACTGGGGCAGGGTGGCTGGCTGCGCCATGCGGTGGCCGGCACGGCGCTCGGTGGTGCGGCCGAGGTGATCGACACCCGTGCCATCTGCCTGCTGCGCGAGACCCTGGCTCGCTACAACGGCCTGGCCGATTTCGCCTTTGCCATGCAAGGCCTGGGCTCGGGTGCGATCTCGCTGGCGGGCACGCCCGAGCAAAGAGAGCGTTATCTGCCGGCCGTGGCGCGCGGCGAGAAGCTGGCGGCTTTTGCCCTGTCCGAGCCGCAGGCCGGCTCCGATGTGGCGGCCCTGCAGTGCAGTGCGCGGCTGGAGGGTGACAGCTATGTCTTGAACGGCGAAAAGACCTGGATTTCCAACGGGGGCATCGCCGACTTCTATGTGGTGTTTGCTCGCACCGGCGAAGCGGCCGGTTCGCGCGGCATCAGCGCCTTCATCGTCGATGCCGGCACGCCGGGCTTCGAGATTGCCGAGCGCATCGAGGTGATCGCGCCTCATCCGCTGGCGCGGCTGAAGTTCACAGACTGCCGCATCCCGGCCATTCAACGCATCGGCGCGCCGGCCGAAGGCTTCAAGATCGCCATGCGAACGCTCGACGTCTTCCGCACCTCGGTGGCCGCTGCCGCCCTGGGCTTTGCGCGACGCGGCCTGCAAGAGGGCCTGGCCCAGGCCAGGAGCCGGGCCATGTTCGGCGCCCATCTGGCCGATCTGCCCCTGGCCCAGGCCAAGCTGGCCGAGATGGCCTGCACCGTGGACAGCTCGGCCCTGCTGGTCTACCGCGCCGCCTGGCAGCGCGACCAGGGCCAGACGGTCACGCGCGAGGCCGCCATGGCCAAGCTCATGGCCACCGAGGGCGCGCAGCAGGTGATCGACGCCGCGCTGCAACTGCATGGCGGCCGCGGCGTGCGCAGCGGCGAAATCGTGGAATCGCTGTACCGGGAAATCCGTGCCCTGCGCATTTACGAGGGCGCGAGCGAGGTGCAGCAGCTGATCATCGGACGGGACTTGTTGAAATGA
- a CDS encoding ABC transporter substrate-binding protein: MAPAQAGDVLKRVQREQQLKVCIWPGYYGVTFRSPRTGELQGIDIDLSAALAQDLGVKLQHVESSFPKLIEDLSHDRCDVAMFAIGVTAERQQQLRFSSPYLQSDIYGITTRSSRSIRAWSDIDKPGIKVAVQAGTFMEPVVSAWLKQAQVVVIRPPQTREQELEAGRVDIFMTDYPYSRRLLDNADWARLVSSPTPFSVLPYAYAVKPGDEEWLGRLNTFVAAIKKDGRLVAAAKKHGLSEILLPR, from the coding sequence ATGGCCCCGGCCCAGGCCGGCGACGTGCTCAAGCGCGTGCAGCGCGAGCAGCAGCTCAAGGTCTGCATCTGGCCCGGCTACTACGGCGTCACCTTCCGCAGCCCGCGCACCGGCGAACTGCAGGGCATCGACATCGATCTGTCCGCGGCCCTGGCCCAGGATCTGGGCGTCAAACTGCAGCATGTCGAATCGTCTTTTCCCAAGCTGATCGAAGACCTGAGCCATGATCGCTGCGATGTGGCCATGTTCGCCATCGGCGTGACGGCGGAGCGCCAGCAGCAGCTGCGTTTCAGCAGCCCCTACCTGCAGAGCGACATTTACGGCATCACCACGCGCAGCAGCCGCAGCATCCGCGCCTGGTCAGACATCGACAAGCCCGGCATCAAGGTCGCCGTGCAGGCCGGCACCTTCATGGAGCCGGTGGTCAGCGCCTGGCTCAAACAGGCCCAGGTGGTGGTGATCCGCCCACCGCAGACCCGCGAGCAGGAGCTGGAAGCCGGCCGAGTGGACATCTTCATGACCGACTACCCCTACAGCCGCCGCCTGCTGGACAACGCCGACTGGGCACGTCTGGTGTCCTCACCGACGCCGTTTTCCGTTCTGCCCTATGCCTACGCCGTCAAACCCGGCGATGAGGAGTGGCTGGGCCGGCTCAACACCTTTGTGGCCGCCATCAAGAAAGACGGCCGCCTGGTGGCGGCGGCCAAGAAGCACGGCCTGAGTGAAATTCTGCTGCCGCGCTGA
- a CDS encoding SDR family NAD(P)-dependent oxidoreductase, producing the protein MAGNFPPLVQQPLQGLHAVVTGGGSGIGAAIAQSLLQAGARVTLMGRNHERLQVQQLALAALGEVGFQIVDVGDEVSVQRGFAAATALAPVDILVNNAGQVETAPISRTSLELWQRMLQVNLTGTFLCSREVLPVMTARGFGRIINVASTAALTGYAYVAAYCAAKHGVLGLTRAMAQETAKKGVTVNAVCPGYTETDIVDRAVQTIMQKTGRSADEARAELAAGNPLGRLIQPQEVAATVLWLARRDSAAINGQAISVCGGELP; encoded by the coding sequence ATGGCCGGCAACTTTCCGCCTCTGGTTCAGCAACCTTTGCAAGGCCTGCATGCCGTGGTCACCGGCGGTGGCAGCGGCATTGGCGCGGCCATTGCGCAAAGCCTGCTGCAGGCCGGCGCCCGCGTCACCTTGATGGGCCGCAACCACGAGCGCCTGCAGGTGCAGCAGCTGGCCCTGGCGGCTCTGGGTGAGGTGGGGTTTCAGATCGTTGATGTCGGGGATGAGGTCAGTGTGCAGCGCGGCTTCGCCGCCGCCACGGCGCTGGCGCCGGTGGACATCCTGGTCAACAACGCCGGCCAAGTGGAAACCGCGCCGATCTCGCGCACCTCGCTGGAGCTCTGGCAGCGCATGCTGCAGGTCAATCTGACCGGCACCTTTTTGTGCAGCCGTGAGGTCCTGCCGGTGATGACGGCGCGCGGCTTCGGCCGCATCATCAATGTGGCCAGCACCGCCGCGCTGACCGGTTATGCCTATGTGGCGGCCTACTGCGCCGCCAAGCATGGCGTGCTGGGCCTGACCCGCGCCATGGCCCAGGAGACGGCCAAGAAAGGCGTCACCGTCAACGCCGTCTGCCCCGGCTACACCGAGACCGACATCGTCGACCGCGCGGTGCAGACCATCATGCAAAAGACCGGCCGCAGCGCCGATGAAGCCCGCGCCGAGCTGGCGGCAGGCAACCCGCTAGGTCGCCTGATCCAGCCGCAGGAAGTGGCGGCCACCGTGCTTTGGCTGGCGCGGCGCGACAGCGCGGCCATCAACGGCCAGGCGATCTCGGTCTGCGGGGGCGAGCTGCCATGA
- a CDS encoding MarR family winged helix-turn-helix transcriptional regulator — MTCALGPAELDPGLDLGPDLESRVIDDHHQALKLWLRLLACTNRVEGVIRKRLSQDFATTLPRFDLLAQLERHPEGLAMRELSQRLMVTGGNITGITDQLESEGLVVREAHPSDRRSFTVKLTPQGRRQFKRMAATHEQWVVELLGGWSAEQKTELYGLMAVLKNHLGALDAASAATTGATSPASKEKKK; from the coding sequence ATGACATGCGCCCTCGGTCCCGCCGAGCTGGACCCGGGCCTGGATCTGGGGCCGGACCTGGAATCGCGGGTGATCGACGACCACCACCAGGCGCTCAAGCTCTGGCTGCGCCTGCTGGCCTGCACCAACCGGGTGGAGGGGGTGATCCGCAAGCGCCTGAGCCAGGATTTCGCCACCACCTTGCCGCGCTTCGACCTGCTGGCCCAGCTGGAGCGCCACCCCGAAGGCCTGGCCATGCGCGAGCTCTCCCAGCGCCTGATGGTGACCGGCGGCAACATCACCGGCATCACCGACCAGCTCGAATCCGAAGGCCTGGTGGTGCGCGAGGCCCACCCCAGCGACCGGCGCTCCTTCACCGTCAAGCTCACGCCGCAAGGCCGGCGCCAGTTCAAGCGCATGGCGGCCACGCATGAGCAATGGGTGGTGGAGCTGCTGGGCGGTTGGTCGGCCGAGCAGAAGACGGAGCTCTACGGCTTGATGGCCGTCTTGAAAAATCATCTGGGTGCGCTGGATGCTGCCTCAGCGGCGACCACCGGGGCCACCAGCCCCGCGAGCAAGGAGAAAAAGAAATGA